A stretch of Bradyrhizobium sp. CCBAU 53338 DNA encodes these proteins:
- a CDS encoding chloride channel protein has translation MFRPLSTRHKRLFRLTSARWQRRAIFLLGGIGVGAAAVALAQLADLAQHAFALLLGKSRYAVLAVTPLGFMLSAYLTIRLFPNAQGSGIPQAIAARHLTDQSARESLVSIRIAIGKIILTLFGLLCGGSVGREGPTVQVGASIMFALGRVSPRRQPGLILAGAAAGVAAAFNTPLAGIVFGIEEMSRAFETRTSSLIIAAVIAAGLTSLALAGNYAYFGSSAMSLSRGADWLAVPLCGMVGGLAGGLFSRIVIALARGFKTPLGRAIKGHPLWFACACGLAVAICGLVSGDTIYGTGYEQVKTALEHGTPLPRDFGVLKLLATTFAAISGIPGGIFSPSLAVGAGIGSNIAALFHDAPLGAIMLLGMVSYFAGVVQAPITAFVIVTEMTDNHGMVVPLMTAALIAHFVSRMICEEGIYHALAKGFVERATRSREGE, from the coding sequence ATGTTCCGTCCCCTCTCGACCCGCCACAAGCGCCTGTTCAGGCTGACGTCTGCGCGATGGCAGCGACGGGCAATCTTTCTGCTCGGGGGGATCGGGGTCGGCGCTGCGGCCGTGGCGCTGGCGCAGCTCGCTGATCTCGCGCAGCACGCCTTTGCACTCCTGCTTGGCAAGTCGCGCTATGCCGTGCTGGCGGTGACGCCGCTCGGATTCATGCTGTCGGCCTATCTGACCATCCGCCTGTTTCCGAACGCGCAAGGAAGCGGCATTCCGCAGGCGATTGCCGCGCGGCATCTGACCGATCAAAGTGCGCGCGAGAGCTTGGTCTCGATCCGGATTGCAATCGGCAAGATTATCCTCACGCTGTTCGGCCTCCTCTGCGGCGGCTCGGTGGGGCGGGAAGGGCCGACTGTTCAGGTCGGCGCCTCGATCATGTTCGCGCTCGGGCGTGTCTCGCCGCGCCGTCAGCCCGGGTTGATCCTCGCCGGTGCCGCCGCGGGCGTCGCCGCGGCCTTCAACACGCCGCTTGCGGGAATTGTCTTCGGCATCGAGGAAATGAGCCGCGCTTTCGAGACCCGAACATCCAGCCTCATCATCGCGGCGGTCATCGCGGCCGGCCTGACCTCGCTCGCGCTGGCCGGCAACTACGCCTATTTCGGCAGCAGCGCGATGTCGCTTTCGCGTGGCGCCGACTGGCTGGCCGTTCCGCTGTGTGGGATGGTCGGTGGCCTCGCCGGCGGCCTGTTCAGCCGGATCGTCATCGCCTTGGCGCGCGGTTTCAAGACCCCGCTCGGACGTGCGATCAAGGGCCACCCGCTCTGGTTCGCGTGTGCTTGCGGTCTCGCCGTCGCGATCTGCGGCCTGGTGTCTGGCGATACGATCTATGGCACGGGCTATGAGCAGGTGAAGACGGCGCTGGAGCACGGTACGCCGCTGCCTCGAGATTTTGGCGTGCTCAAGCTCCTGGCGACCACCTTCGCCGCGATTAGCGGCATTCCCGGCGGCATCTTCTCGCCCTCGCTGGCGGTCGGTGCCGGCATCGGCAGCAACATCGCGGCGCTCTTCCACGACGCGCCGCTCGGCGCGATCATGCTGCTCGGCATGGTCTCGTATTTCGCCGGCGTCGTGCAGGCGCCGATCACCGCCTTCGTGATCGTGACCGAGATGACCGACAATCACGGCATGGTCGTGCCGTTGATGACGGCCGCACTGATCGCGCATTTCGTCTCGCGGATGATCTGTGAGGAGGGTATCTATCACGCGCTGGCAAAAGGCTTCGTCGAGCGGGCGACGCGTTCGCGTGAGGGGGAGTGA
- a CDS encoding zinc-binding alcohol dehydrogenase family protein, with product MKAVGYRKSLPIDDRDALIDFETAKPEPRGRDIRVAVKAISANPVDYKVRKRAAPPEGETKILGYDAAGVVDAVGPEVTLFKPGDEVFYAGSILRQGTNSEFHLVDERIVGNKPKSLSFAQAAALPLTSITAWELLFDRLGAVPGKSVDPRTLLITGGAGGVGSILIQLARRLTGLTVVATATRPESQKWCLDLGAHAVIDHGKPMREQIEKLKLPPVALVASLTFTDQHYKGIAELMAPQGRFGLIDDPPEFTMSTFKGKAISVHWESMFTRSSFQTPDMIAQHHLLNDVADLIDKGVLRTTLDQTFGTINATNLKRAHVLLESGKSRGKIVLEGW from the coding sequence ATGAAGGCCGTCGGCTACAGGAAGTCGCTTCCGATCGACGATCGGGACGCGCTGATCGATTTCGAGACCGCCAAGCCGGAGCCCAGGGGACGCGACATCCGCGTCGCTGTGAAGGCGATCTCGGCCAATCCGGTCGATTACAAGGTACGCAAGCGCGCCGCCCCGCCCGAAGGCGAGACCAAGATCCTGGGGTATGACGCAGCCGGCGTGGTCGACGCCGTCGGCCCCGAGGTCACGCTGTTCAAGCCCGGAGACGAGGTGTTTTACGCGGGCTCGATCCTGCGCCAGGGCACCAATTCGGAATTCCATCTGGTTGACGAACGTATCGTCGGCAACAAACCGAAATCGCTCTCGTTCGCGCAGGCCGCAGCCCTTCCCCTCACCTCCATCACCGCCTGGGAATTGCTGTTCGACCGCCTCGGTGCGGTCCCAGGCAAAAGCGTCGATCCGCGCACTCTCTTGATCACCGGTGGCGCCGGCGGTGTCGGCTCGATCCTGATCCAGCTGGCACGCCGACTCACCGGCCTCACCGTGGTTGCAACCGCGACGCGGCCGGAATCGCAGAAATGGTGCCTCGATCTCGGCGCGCATGCGGTAATCGATCACGGCAAGCCGATGAGAGAGCAGATCGAGAAGCTGAAGCTGCCGCCGGTCGCGCTGGTGGCGAGCCTCACCTTCACCGATCAGCACTATAAGGGCATCGCCGAGTTGATGGCGCCGCAAGGGCGCTTCGGCCTGATCGACGATCCTCCTGAGTTCACCATGAGCACCTTCAAGGGCAAGGCGATCTCGGTGCACTGGGAATCGATGTTCACGCGCTCCTCGTTCCAGACGCCCGACATGATCGCGCAGCATCACCTGCTCAACGACGTCGCCGACCTCATCGACAAGGGCGTGCTGCGCACCACGCTCGACCAGACCTTCGGCACGATTAACGCCACCAATCTCAAGCGCGCACATGTACTGCTCGAGAGCGGCAAGTCGCGCGGCAAGATCGTGCTGGAGGGGTGGTAG
- a CDS encoding DegQ family serine endoprotease codes for MFRSTWTAVVTALCIAFSAHFNPAAAQDRRVPSSPAELRLSYAPIVQRVQPAVVNVYAAKVVQNRNPLLDDPIFRRFFGVPGQQQEQVQRSLGSGVIVDSSGLVVTNVHVIEGADQVKVSLSDKREFEAEIVLKDSRSDLAVLRLKDTKEKFPALEFTNSDELMVGDVVLAIGNPFGVGQTVTHGIISALARTQVGITDYQFFIQTDAAINPGNSGGALVDMNGRLAGINTAIYSRSGGSQGIGFAIPANMVRVVVASAKSGGTAVKRPWLGAKLQAVTPEIAESLGLRSPTGALVASVVPNGPAAKAGLKSSDLITGIDGQTVDDPNAFDYRFATRPLGGSAQIDVQRSGRPLKLAIALETAPDTGRNELVLTARSPFQGAKISTITPALADELHLDADTEGVVITDLGGDSAAANVGFQKGDIILAVNNQKMVKSVDLERVASERQRLWRITLLRGGQQINVTLGG; via the coding sequence ATGTTTCGATCGACCTGGACCGCCGTCGTCACGGCATTGTGCATAGCCTTTTCGGCCCACTTCAATCCTGCTGCGGCGCAGGACCGTCGCGTGCCCTCGTCGCCGGCCGAGCTGCGGCTGTCCTACGCGCCGATCGTGCAGCGTGTGCAGCCGGCGGTCGTCAACGTCTATGCCGCCAAGGTGGTGCAGAACCGCAATCCGCTGCTCGATGACCCGATCTTCCGCCGCTTCTTCGGCGTGCCGGGCCAGCAGCAGGAGCAGGTGCAGCGGTCGCTGGGCTCGGGCGTGATCGTCGATTCCTCGGGTCTCGTCGTCACCAATGTCCACGTCATCGAGGGCGCCGACCAGGTGAAGGTGTCGCTGTCGGACAAGCGCGAGTTCGAGGCCGAGATCGTGCTGAAGGATTCCCGCAGCGATCTCGCGGTGCTGCGCCTCAAGGACACCAAGGAGAAGTTTCCGGCGCTCGAATTCACCAATTCGGATGAGCTGATGGTGGGGGACGTCGTGCTGGCGATCGGCAATCCCTTCGGCGTCGGTCAGACCGTGACCCACGGCATCATCTCGGCGCTGGCGCGCACGCAGGTCGGCATCACCGACTATCAGTTTTTCATCCAGACCGACGCGGCGATCAATCCCGGCAATTCCGGCGGCGCGCTGGTCGACATGAACGGCCGGCTCGCCGGCATCAACACCGCGATCTACTCGCGCTCCGGCGGCTCGCAGGGCATCGGCTTTGCGATTCCGGCCAACATGGTGCGCGTCGTCGTCGCCTCCGCCAAGAGCGGCGGCACCGCAGTGAAGCGGCCGTGGCTGGGGGCGAAGCTCCAGGCCGTGACGCCCGAGATCGCCGAGAGCCTCGGCCTGCGTTCGCCGACCGGCGCGCTGGTCGCGAGCGTCGTTCCGAACGGTCCTGCCGCGAAGGCCGGTTTGAAATCCTCCGACCTCATCACCGGCATCGACGGCCAGACCGTGGACGATCCCAACGCGTTCGACTACCGCTTCGCCACCCGTCCGCTCGGCGGCAGTGCGCAGATCGACGTGCAACGCAGCGGCAGGCCGCTCAAGCTCGCGATCGCGCTGGAGACGGCGCCCGATACCGGCCGCAACGAACTCGTCCTCACCGCCCGCTCGCCGTTCCAGGGGGCGAAGATCTCGACCATCACACCCGCCCTTGCCGACGAGCTGCACCTTGACGCCGACACCGAAGGCGTCGTGATCACCGATCTCGGCGGTGACAGCGCGGCCGCGAATGTCGGCTTCCAGAAGGGCGACATCATTCTGGCCGTCAACAACCAGAAGATGGTCAAGAGCGTCGACCTGGAGAGAGTCGCCAGCGAGCGCCAGCGGCTCTGGCGCATCACGCTCTTGCGCGGCGGTCAGCAGATCAACGTCACGCTGGGCGGATGA
- a CDS encoding DUF1330 domain-containing protein translates to MTAYVISEVEMRDLDGFEAYRALAAKTIAQYGGRYLVRGGKAELAEGNLPPRAIVVVEFPSMARLKEWYASPEYAEALKIRAGALERRLLFVEGVVPD, encoded by the coding sequence ATGACGGCGTATGTGATTTCCGAAGTCGAGATGCGCGATCTCGATGGTTTCGAGGCCTATCGCGCGCTCGCGGCGAAGACGATCGCGCAATATGGTGGGCGATATCTCGTTCGTGGCGGCAAGGCGGAGCTGGCGGAAGGCAACCTTCCGCCGAGGGCCATCGTCGTCGTCGAATTTCCGTCGATGGCGAGGCTCAAGGAATGGTATGCCTCGCCGGAATACGCCGAGGCGTTGAAGATCCGCGCCGGCGCACTGGAACGCCGGTTGCTGTTCGTCGAGGGCGTGGTTCCGGACTAG
- a CDS encoding SDR family NAD(P)-dependent oxidoreductase, which yields MKIDLSGKTALVTGSTAGIGHAIAKGLAGSGASVVINGRSRDKVDAAVHKLEATGAKVRGIAADVSTSAGCKALVAALPEVDILINNAGIFEPKDFFEIPDEDWSRFFEVNVMSGVRLSRAYMKGMLERNWGRIVFISSESGLNIPVEMIHYGTSKTAQLAVARGLAQLTRGSGVTVNSVLPGPTMSEGVETFVRDLARQNGQSVDEAAANFVKQHRPSSLIQRFASVDEIANMVVYVASKEASATNGAALRAEGGIVNTIA from the coding sequence ATGAAGATCGACCTTTCCGGAAAGACCGCCCTCGTGACCGGCTCGACCGCCGGCATCGGCCACGCAATCGCCAAGGGTCTTGCCGGCTCGGGCGCGAGCGTCGTGATCAACGGGCGTAGCCGGGACAAGGTCGATGCAGCCGTGCACAAGCTGGAAGCGACCGGCGCCAAGGTGCGCGGCATCGCCGCCGACGTTTCGACTTCGGCAGGCTGCAAGGCGCTGGTGGCGGCGCTGCCCGAGGTCGATATCCTCATCAACAACGCCGGCATCTTCGAGCCGAAGGACTTCTTCGAGATTCCGGACGAGGATTGGAGTCGATTCTTCGAGGTCAACGTGATGAGCGGCGTGCGGCTGTCGCGCGCTTACATGAAGGGCATGCTCGAGCGCAACTGGGGCCGCATCGTCTTCATCTCCTCGGAATCGGGTCTCAACATTCCCGTCGAGATGATCCACTACGGCACGAGCAAGACGGCCCAACTCGCGGTCGCGCGTGGCCTCGCGCAGCTCACCCGGGGCAGCGGCGTCACGGTGAACTCGGTGCTGCCTGGCCCGACCATGTCCGAAGGCGTCGAAACCTTCGTGAGGGATCTGGCCAGGCAGAACGGGCAATCGGTCGACGAGGCCGCCGCCAATTTCGTCAAGCAACACCGCCCGAGTTCGCTGATCCAGCGTTTTGCCAGCGTCGACGAGATTGCCAACATGGTGGTCTATGTCGCCTCGAAAGAGGCATCCGCCACCAACGGTGCGGCACTGCGCGCCGAAGGCGGCATCGTCAATACGATTGCGTAA
- a CDS encoding OprO/OprP family phosphate-selective porin, translated as MSRTRIAATAIGLAGVLAASQAQAQSASNSEQEIALLKQQLKMLEQKLDKLQSQTAANTAATAKARQEAKAEAKAEARSEAKAALANANAAIPVKGPVAPSGVVVTMPNNRPTICTADDQNCVAITSRVHWDVGGYNYRPDTASTVPQKLDSGENIRRARIGIVGKFFGDWNYSLIYDFGGSSDGFGGTGAAGGTAVGFLPGGGTSGIENAFLSYTGLKPFGGKMAVEAGVMDIAWTMDESTSSNDIMFMERATPGLIAQNIAAGDFRSAVGTRWWNDQLWMGAYVTGPTTGQIHSASSVSPPGTSEQYGAVARVAGNPISGNGYSVHIGADAEWLIQPPRNLVTQAQTLTLSDRPELRIDPTTLISTGAIANVSGAQVYGVEAAATYGSFIAQGEYYWFNVDRTANTGLPPVGATSLKFDGGYAQVGYVLTGEHRAYNPASAAYGGIKPANPFSLAGGGWGAWEIAGRVSTMNLNDQLATAAGIAGGRQTIYTAALNWYVNNNVRFMLDYLHGDISKQASAVSAVNAGSTFNAVAMRTQVAF; from the coding sequence ATGAGCAGGACGAGAATTGCAGCCACGGCGATTGGTCTCGCCGGCGTGCTGGCGGCCTCACAGGCCCAGGCCCAATCGGCAAGCAACAGCGAACAGGAGATCGCGCTCCTGAAACAGCAGCTGAAGATGCTCGAGCAGAAGCTCGACAAGCTTCAGAGCCAGACCGCCGCCAACACGGCAGCCACGGCGAAGGCGAGACAGGAAGCGAAGGCAGAGGCCAAGGCTGAAGCGCGCTCCGAGGCGAAGGCTGCCCTCGCCAATGCCAACGCGGCAATTCCGGTCAAGGGCCCGGTGGCCCCGTCCGGTGTCGTGGTGACGATGCCGAACAACCGGCCGACCATCTGCACGGCCGACGACCAGAACTGCGTGGCCATCACGAGCCGCGTGCACTGGGATGTCGGCGGCTACAATTACCGTCCCGACACAGCATCAACTGTGCCGCAAAAGCTCGACAGCGGCGAGAACATCCGCCGCGCGCGCATCGGCATCGTCGGCAAGTTCTTTGGCGACTGGAACTACAGCCTGATCTACGACTTCGGCGGTTCGTCCGACGGTTTTGGCGGCACCGGCGCGGCTGGCGGCACTGCTGTCGGCTTCCTTCCGGGCGGCGGAACGTCGGGCATCGAAAACGCCTTTCTCAGCTACACCGGCCTCAAGCCATTCGGCGGCAAGATGGCGGTCGAGGCCGGCGTCATGGATATCGCCTGGACCATGGATGAATCCACCAGCTCCAACGACATCATGTTCATGGAGCGCGCCACGCCCGGTCTCATCGCGCAGAATATTGCAGCCGGCGACTTCCGCTCGGCCGTCGGGACCCGCTGGTGGAATGACCAGCTCTGGATGGGCGCCTACGTCACGGGACCGACCACTGGCCAGATTCACTCGGCGTCCAGCGTCTCGCCGCCCGGCACCAGCGAGCAGTATGGCGCAGTCGCCCGTGTCGCCGGCAATCCGATCAGCGGCAACGGCTACTCCGTGCATATCGGCGCCGACGCGGAATGGCTGATCCAGCCGCCGCGCAACCTGGTAACGCAGGCCCAGACGCTCACGCTCAGCGACCGGCCGGAGTTGCGGATCGATCCGACGACGCTGATCTCGACCGGTGCAATCGCCAACGTCTCCGGCGCGCAGGTCTATGGCGTCGAAGCGGCCGCGACCTATGGCTCGTTCATCGCGCAGGGCGAATACTACTGGTTCAACGTCGACCGCACGGCGAACACCGGCCTGCCGCCGGTTGGCGCGACGAGCCTGAAGTTCGACGGCGGTTACGCGCAGGTCGGGTACGTCCTGACCGGCGAGCACCGTGCCTACAATCCGGCGTCGGCCGCCTATGGCGGCATCAAGCCGGCCAATCCCTTCTCACTCGCGGGCGGCGGCTGGGGCGCATGGGAAATCGCAGGACGCGTGAGCACGATGAACCTGAACGATCAGCTCGCAACCGCCGCCGGCATCGCCGGTGGACGGCAAACCATCTACACCGCCGCGCTGAACTGGTACGTCAACAACAATGTCCGCTTCATGCTCGACTATCTGCATGGCGACATCTCCAAGCAGGCCAGCGCCGTCTCCGCGGTGAACGCGGGCTCGACGTTCAATGCGGTGGCGATGCGGACGCAAGTCGCGTTCTAA
- the rplQ gene encoding 50S ribosomal protein L17 — translation MRHGKVHRKLNRTAEHRRAMFANMAAALIKHEQIVTTLPKAKELRPIVEKLVTLGKKGGLSMRRQAISEMRDKDQVKKLFDVLAPRYKDRQGGYTRIIKAGFRYGDNAAMAVIEFVDRDVDAKGQDSGPVQAKEAEAA, via the coding sequence ATGCGTCACGGCAAGGTTCATCGGAAGCTCAACCGCACGGCCGAGCACCGCCGCGCGATGTTCGCCAACATGGCGGCCGCGCTGATCAAGCACGAGCAGATCGTCACCACGCTGCCCAAGGCCAAGGAGCTTCGTCCGATCGTCGAGAAGCTCGTCACCCTCGGCAAGAAGGGCGGCCTCTCCATGCGTCGCCAGGCCATCTCCGAGATGCGCGACAAGGACCAGGTCAAGAAGCTGTTCGACGTGCTGGCGCCCCGCTACAAGGATCGCCAGGGTGGCTACACCAGGATCATCAAGGCCGGCTTCCGCTACGGCGACAACGCCGCGATGGCCGTGATCGAGTTTGTCGATCGCGACGTCGATGCCAAGGGCCAGGACTCCGGTCCGGTGCAGGCGAAGGAAGCCGAGGCGGCGTAA
- a CDS encoding helix-turn-helix domain-containing protein — protein MKRRNFARRPGCSVEATLDLIDGKWKGVILYHLQSGTQRFGELRRMMPGITQRMLTKQLRALEEDKLVIRKVYAEVPPRVEYCLSELGESLRPVIDILKAWGESHQQRLSCAPPPVVVKKAKRAA, from the coding sequence ATGAAGCGGCGTAATTTTGCCCGTCGTCCGGGCTGCTCGGTCGAGGCGACGCTGGATCTGATCGACGGCAAATGGAAGGGCGTGATCCTCTATCACCTCCAGAGCGGCACCCAGCGCTTCGGCGAACTGCGCCGCATGATGCCCGGCATCACCCAGCGGATGCTGACCAAGCAGCTTCGCGCGCTGGAGGAGGACAAGCTCGTCATCCGCAAGGTCTATGCCGAGGTGCCGCCGCGGGTGGAATATTGCCTGTCCGAGCTCGGCGAGAGCCTGCGGCCGGTGATCGACATTCTCAAGGCCTGGGGCGAGAGCCACCAGCAACGGCTGTCCTGTGCGCCGCCGCCGGTGGTCGTGAAGAAGGCGAAGCGCGCGGCGTGA
- a CDS encoding DNA-directed RNA polymerase subunit alpha, giving the protein MGETVTIQKNWQELIRPNKLQVTPGSDPSRFATIVAEPLERGFGQTLGNALRRILLSSLQGAAVQSVHIDGVLHEFSSIAGVREDVTDIVLNIKDISIKMQGEGPKRMVVKKSGPGVVTAGDIQTVGDVTVLNPDLQICTLDEGAEIRMEFTVATGKGYVPAERNRPEDAPIGLIPVDSLYSPVRKVSYKVENTREGQILDYDKLTMTIETNGAISPDDSVAYAARILQDQLNVFVNFEEPRKEVAQEIIPDLAFNPAFLKKVDELELSVRSANCLKNDNIVYIGDLVQKSEAEMLRTPNFGRKSLNEIKEVLAQMGLHLGMEVPGWPPENIDELAKRFEDHY; this is encoded by the coding sequence ATGGGTGAAACAGTGACGATCCAGAAAAATTGGCAAGAACTGATTCGGCCGAACAAGCTCCAGGTCACGCCCGGCAGCGATCCGTCGCGCTTCGCGACCATCGTTGCCGAGCCGCTCGAGCGTGGTTTCGGCCAGACCCTCGGCAACGCGCTGCGTCGCATCCTGCTCTCCTCGCTTCAGGGCGCGGCGGTGCAGTCGGTGCACATCGACGGCGTGCTGCACGAGTTCTCCTCGATCGCGGGCGTCCGTGAGGACGTCACCGACATCGTGCTGAACATCAAGGACATCTCGATCAAGATGCAGGGCGAAGGCCCCAAGCGCATGGTCGTGAAGAAGAGCGGCCCGGGCGTCGTCACGGCCGGCGACATCCAGACAGTCGGCGATGTCACCGTGCTGAACCCTGACCTCCAGATCTGCACGCTCGACGAGGGCGCCGAGATCCGCATGGAGTTCACGGTCGCGACCGGCAAGGGCTATGTGCCCGCCGAGCGCAACCGTCCCGAGGATGCACCGATCGGCCTGATCCCGGTCGACAGCCTGTACTCGCCCGTCCGCAAGGTCTCCTACAAGGTCGAGAACACCCGCGAGGGCCAGATCCTCGACTACGACAAGCTGACCATGACGATCGAGACCAACGGCGCCATCTCGCCGGATGATTCGGTGGCTTACGCCGCCCGCATCCTGCAGGATCAGCTCAACGTGTTCGTCAACTTCGAAGAGCCGCGCAAGGAAGTCGCCCAGGAGATCATCCCGGACCTCGCCTTCAACCCGGCCTTCCTCAAGAAGGTGGACGAGCTCGAGCTGTCGGTGCGTTCGGCCAACTGCCTGAAGAACGACAACATCGTCTACATCGGCGACCTCGTGCAGAAGAGCGAAGCGGAAATGCTCCGCACCCCGAACTTCGGCCGCAAGTCGCTGAACGAAATCAAGGAAGTGCTGGCCCAGATGGGTCTGCACCTCGGCATGGAAGTGCCGGGCTGGCCGCCGGAGAACATCGACGAGCTCGCCAAGCGTTTCGAAGATCACTACTGA
- the hisC gene encoding histidinol-phosphate transaminase gives MSRFWSSLTHELKPYVPGEQPRMADLVKLNTNENPAGPSPRALEAIREAAADTLRLYPDPQATALRATLAAYHGVSPEQVFVGNGSDEVLAHAFVALLKHDAPLLFPDITYSFYPVYCRLFGIAYETVPLDQAMRIRVADYRRPAGAIIIPNPNAPTGIALPRAEIIMLLEEHPDVPVVVDEAYVDFGAETAIPLVASHRNLLVVQTMSKSRALAGLRVGYAIGDADLIDALTRVKDSFNSYPLGRPAQAGAIASLEDEAYFQQSRLRVIEGRERLTRGLKGAGFEVLPSLANFVFARHPAHRGAALAAALREQAVIVRHFSAPRISDYLRITVGTDEQIDRMLSALSRIMG, from the coding sequence ATGAGCCGTTTCTGGAGCAGCTTGACGCATGAGTTGAAGCCCTACGTGCCGGGCGAACAGCCCCGCATGGCGGATTTAGTCAAGCTGAATACCAACGAGAACCCGGCAGGTCCGTCGCCGCGTGCGCTGGAGGCGATTCGCGAGGCGGCGGCCGATACGCTGCGTCTCTATCCGGACCCGCAGGCCACCGCGCTGCGGGCGACCCTGGCCGCCTATCACGGCGTGAGCCCCGAGCAGGTGTTTGTCGGCAATGGCTCGGACGAGGTGCTCGCGCATGCCTTCGTCGCCCTGCTGAAGCACGATGCGCCGCTGCTGTTTCCGGATATCACCTACAGTTTCTATCCGGTCTATTGTCGCCTGTTCGGCATCGCCTACGAGACCGTGCCGCTCGATCAGGCCATGCGGATCCGCGTTGCCGACTATCGCCGGCCGGCCGGTGCGATCATCATCCCCAATCCGAATGCGCCGACGGGGATCGCGCTGCCGCGCGCCGAGATCATAATGCTGCTTGAAGAGCATCCGGATGTGCCCGTGGTCGTCGACGAGGCCTATGTCGATTTCGGCGCCGAGACCGCGATTCCGCTGGTCGCGTCCCATCGCAATCTGCTGGTCGTGCAGACCATGTCGAAGTCGCGTGCGCTGGCCGGGCTTCGGGTCGGATATGCGATCGGCGATGCCGATCTGATCGATGCGCTGACCCGCGTGAAGGACAGCTTCAATTCATATCCGCTTGGCCGGCCGGCTCAGGCCGGCGCGATCGCCTCGCTCGAGGACGAAGCCTATTTCCAGCAGAGCCGCCTTCGCGTGATCGAGGGCAGGGAGCGGTTGACCCGTGGACTCAAGGGCGCTGGCTTCGAGGTGCTGCCGTCGCTGGCAAACTTCGTCTTCGCGCGCCATCCCGCGCATCGGGGGGCTGCCCTTGCAGCGGCGCTGCGGGAGCAGGCGGTGATCGTCCGCCACTTCTCCGCACCTCGGATATCGGACTATCTGCGGATCACCGTGGGCACGGATGAGCAGATCGACCGGATGTTGTCGGCCTTGTCCCGGATCATGGGATAA